One part of the Chryseobacterium mulctrae genome encodes these proteins:
- a CDS encoding alpha/beta hydrolase, producing MNLDYIVREPENISSITPILFMLHGYGSNEQDLFSFRESLPADWIIVSFRAPKPTQFEGYSWFDIDFNNPEQFIDIDQAKEVLESVLQNIMAITNKYGLTRNKTHLCGFSQGGILCYSLALKYPELFNYVACLSSYPEEKLLTDIVKDKKKLENLRFFVSHGTDDAIIPMEWGRKAADLLYDLSCYFTFREYMSGHGVNQKNYIDLMEFFSK from the coding sequence ATGAATTTAGATTATATCGTAAGAGAACCCGAAAATATTAGTTCAATTACCCCCATTCTTTTCATGCTTCACGGTTATGGCAGCAATGAGCAAGATCTTTTCAGTTTCAGAGAAAGCCTTCCGGCAGATTGGATTATTGTGAGTTTCAGAGCTCCAAAACCTACTCAGTTTGAAGGATATTCTTGGTTTGATATCGACTTCAACAATCCTGAACAATTTATAGATATCGATCAGGCAAAAGAGGTTCTTGAAAGTGTTCTGCAAAATATCATGGCAATTACCAACAAATATGGCCTTACTAGAAATAAAACGCATCTTTGCGGATTCAGCCAAGGTGGAATTCTGTGTTACAGTTTAGCTTTAAAATACCCTGAGCTTTTTAATTATGTTGCCTGTTTAAGTAGTTATCCTGAAGAAAAACTGCTTACTGATATTGTGAAAGATAAAAAGAAATTAGAAAATCTACGTTTCTTTGTTTCTCATGGTACGGACGACGCAATTATTCCTATGGAATGGGGAAGAAAAGCCGCAGATCTTCTGTATGATTTGAGTTGCTATTTCACATTCAGAGAATATATGAGCGGTCATGGTGTCAACCAAAAAAATTATATTGATCTGATGGAATTTTTTTCAAAATAA
- a CDS encoding EamA family transporter has product MKNLKYYLAAIFAFATWGTFSMVLRPLHSYASLDILFYRVFSCALIMSVVTVLFRRMKLKENLKYFKSISKNSKYRIVGLNVLSSILLTGNWFSFIYVMNHISVRATSVAYLVCPIITTILAFFILREKLTKLQWISVVLSGVGCILLSYSNLIDMVYSSLIGSTYACYLIIQSVNSKFDKFLILNFHMILAALILLPFFPSYSGKVPTEFKFYFYIEIIAVMYTIVPLLLNLYALSGIASSKVGMILNINPIIAFVLAGAVYHEALGGLQILSYAIIFLAVIIFNAKEIFRLKPEREV; this is encoded by the coding sequence TTGAAGAATCTCAAATATTACTTAGCCGCCATCTTTGCTTTCGCAACCTGGGGAACATTCAGTATGGTCTTAAGACCGCTGCATTCGTATGCTTCTTTAGACATCCTTTTTTACAGAGTTTTCAGCTGTGCATTGATTATGTCTGTGGTAACGGTACTTTTCAGAAGAATGAAGCTTAAAGAAAATTTAAAATATTTTAAAAGTATTTCAAAGAACAGTAAATATAGAATAGTAGGTTTAAATGTTTTAAGCAGTATTTTACTTACCGGAAATTGGTTTTCATTTATTTATGTGATGAATCATATCAGTGTGAGAGCAACGTCTGTTGCGTATCTTGTATGTCCGATAATTACAACGATTCTTGCGTTTTTTATTCTTCGTGAAAAACTTACAAAATTGCAGTGGATTTCGGTAGTTTTAAGTGGAGTAGGATGTATTTTGCTCTCGTATTCTAATCTTATTGATATGGTTTACAGTAGTTTAATTGGTTCTACTTATGCATGTTATCTAATTATTCAGAGTGTAAATTCTAAGTTTGATAAGTTTCTGATCCTTAATTTCCACATGATTTTGGCTGCACTGATTTTATTGCCTTTTTTTCCGTCGTATTCAGGAAAGGTTCCTACAGAATTTAAATTCTATTTCTATATTGAAATCATTGCAGTAATGTACACCATTGTTCCATTATTGCTGAATTTATATGCATTATCAGGAATTGCCTCATCAAAAGTCGGAATGATCCTCAATATCAATCCTATTATTGCCTTTGTTTTAGCAGGAGCGGTTTATCACGAGGCTCTTGGAGGGTTGCAGATTCTATCTTATGCGATCATATTTTTAGCCGTTATTATTTTTAATGCAAAAGAAATTTTTCGTTTAAAGCCGGAACGAGAAGTTTAA
- a CDS encoding winged helix-turn-helix transcriptional regulator — MTKIKETSTNFANKKALIDECPELYASKLIGGQWSLAICCYLINGKLRFGELRKILGNITERMLTLQLRRLEEDKIITRTVYAEVPPRVEYELTEIGYQLKPVIEELEKWGIMHKQSI; from the coding sequence ATGACTAAAATAAAGGAAACTTCAACCAATTTTGCGAATAAAAAAGCGCTCATCGATGAATGTCCGGAGCTTTATGCCTCAAAATTAATTGGCGGACAATGGTCACTTGCCATCTGCTGTTATCTGATCAACGGAAAACTGAGATTCGGAGAACTTAGAAAGATCCTCGGAAATATTACTGAACGTATGCTTACGCTTCAGCTTCGAAGATTGGAAGAAGATAAAATTATCACAAGAACCGTTTATGCAGAAGTTCCGCCAAGAGTGGAATATGAATTAACAGAAATTGGTTATCAGCTAAAACCCGTTATCGAAGAATTAGAAAAATGGGGAATTATGCACAAGCAAAGTATTTAA
- a CDS encoding TQO small subunit DoxD, with protein MTKNMTNQPTDMAGLYTLSIRLVIGWTYFSAFWRRLILENKLIPDEAGYIGEKFNHFLPNALGIKPIIKYLVTHPDALQTSMVSFTIIEAIVGLFIILGLFTRLMAAGVFALAMGILLGSGWIGTTCLDEWQIGVLGIACGFTLFLTGSGTYSLDQYFKNKEYRFTQKKWFHYLGSGILPIRNPKRFVLVGSLLIFGLTLYTNQYFHGGVFGTLHNKSVKPKVEISNIKINPSQVKFEVYRTEGVDVYGSFLIGIDLLNEKGEVVQSINGGELSKFSKEKIHNHYVAKVKPGKHSLIIPLGSKADLTIDLKDNSSSSEKISVIKLTDISGAEWIAKIK; from the coding sequence ATGACAAAAAATATGACCAATCAGCCTACTGATATGGCTGGTTTATATACATTATCAATCCGCCTTGTAATTGGCTGGACCTACTTTTCAGCTTTCTGGCGCAGACTTATTCTCGAAAACAAACTTATTCCCGATGAAGCCGGATATATCGGCGAAAAATTCAATCATTTTTTACCTAATGCTTTAGGAATAAAACCCATTATCAAATATCTGGTTACTCATCCCGATGCGTTGCAAACCTCGATGGTCAGCTTTACCATCATTGAAGCTATTGTAGGATTATTTATTATTTTGGGACTGTTCACAAGATTGATGGCTGCAGGAGTTTTTGCTTTGGCAATGGGAATTTTATTGGGTTCCGGATGGATAGGAACGACCTGTTTAGACGAATGGCAAATAGGCGTTTTAGGAATCGCTTGCGGTTTTACCCTGTTTCTTACAGGCAGCGGAACTTATTCTTTAGACCAGTATTTTAAAAATAAAGAATACCGTTTTACTCAGAAAAAATGGTTTCATTATTTAGGTTCTGGGATTTTACCGATTAGAAACCCAAAACGTTTTGTACTTGTAGGTTCACTGCTTATTTTTGGATTGACTTTATACACCAATCAATATTTTCATGGTGGTGTTTTTGGAACTCTGCATAATAAATCGGTGAAACCAAAGGTTGAAATTTCCAATATAAAAATCAATCCGTCACAGGTTAAATTTGAAGTTTACAGAACTGAAGGTGTTGATGTTTATGGCTCCTTTCTCATCGGAATCGATTTATTAAATGAAAAAGGAGAAGTAGTCCAATCAATAAATGGAGGTGAACTTTCAAAATTTTCCAAAGAAAAAATTCACAATCATTATGTGGCGAAAGTAAAGCCCGGAAAGCACAGTTTAATTATTCCTTTAGGTTCAAAAGCTGATTTAACGATTGATTTGAAAGATAATTCTTCTTCATCCGAAAAAATTTCAGTGATAAAATTAACGGATATCAGTGGCGCAGAATGGATTGCGAAAATCAAATAA
- a CDS encoding L,D-transpeptidase: MKNLTLKKSIFYTLFFALCLTSCKKEEAVDQNQQQTSTSEEIAKNTANPDSIKTKPVEESAPPMMQENGFYNAFAIPKDKKLRDSLYAIFSKKYTERERYAILALNRLDSKSKWNSDTLVVPAKIDTTLMAYSPFPMQLDVLSDVKKFVIFSYPIQAYGVYSNGALVKWGPTSMGKKAAQTDRGLMFANWKKKLAISTVKSEWKLPYNFNIHNTHGIGWHQYDLPGYPASHSCLRLLMKDAIWLYNYADTWILNPGGATTKAKGTPVMVFGDYGWGKRKPWRNLLNDPNANNISVEEMTKLIQPNVEKMVFEQTNREKISDSIKAAKASQAALQETETSEN, encoded by the coding sequence ATGAAAAACCTAACTTTGAAAAAATCAATATTTTACACTTTATTTTTTGCATTATGTCTTACTTCCTGTAAAAAAGAAGAGGCTGTAGATCAAAATCAGCAACAGACTTCTACCTCAGAAGAAATTGCAAAAAATACCGCCAATCCTGATTCTATCAAAACAAAACCGGTAGAAGAATCTGCGCCGCCAATGATGCAGGAGAACGGATTTTATAATGCTTTTGCAATCCCAAAAGATAAAAAACTGAGAGATTCTCTGTATGCGATTTTTAGTAAAAAATATACAGAAAGAGAACGATATGCAATTTTAGCATTAAACAGATTAGATTCCAAAAGCAAATGGAATTCTGATACATTGGTGGTTCCTGCAAAAATAGACACCACTTTAATGGCATATTCACCTTTCCCAATGCAGCTTGATGTATTGAGCGATGTGAAAAAGTTTGTCATATTTTCATATCCTATTCAGGCTTACGGAGTATATTCAAACGGAGCTTTGGTAAAATGGGGACCAACAAGTATGGGAAAAAAAGCAGCTCAGACCGACAGAGGTTTGATGTTTGCAAATTGGAAAAAGAAGCTCGCAATTTCCACGGTAAAAAGCGAATGGAAACTTCCTTATAATTTTAATATTCACAATACCCACGGAATAGGATGGCATCAGTATGACCTTCCAGGTTATCCTGCGTCTCACTCTTGTTTGCGATTGTTGATGAAAGATGCGATTTGGTTATACAATTATGCAGATACATGGATTTTAAATCCGGGTGGGGCAACCACAAAAGCGAAAGGTACACCGGTAATGGTTTTCGGAGATTACGGATGGGGAAAAAGAAAGCCCTGGAGAAATCTTCTGAATGATCCTAATGCCAATAATATTTCAGTTGAAGAAATGACCAAATTGATTCAGCCTAATGTTGAAAAAATGGTTTTTGAGCAAACCAATCGTGAGAAAATATCAGATTCTATAAAAGCAGCAAAAGCTTCACAAGCAGCTCTTCAGGAAACTGAAACTTCAGAAAACTAA
- a CDS encoding FAD-binding oxidoreductase: MKKKHLFIIGIVMIFIFLSVPVIHILKTKWKEQDIKAETPKGFTNDASQLNLTEIDTLIIVPNNKAEIVNQLKQVVQYAKEKNLKISIAGAKHSMGGHPIYPKGILLNMLPYKQMELDEKNNILTIGSGALWEDAINYLDKYGKSVAVMQAFSSFSIGGSMSVNGHGWQKNLPPVSSSVISFTLMNDKGEIINCSREENPELFKLVIGGYGLFGIILDVKLKVVDNLALKYKSVAMNSDEYISYYKKFITDNPNVNLVFGRLRVSDKKFLDEATIIYFEKADKKTLSLANQKTKNKEIRRIVFRSTVNSEYGKRLRWDLETGMNTVLNNTVFTRNELLNGHVSLIENKDPNSTDLLHEYFIPERNFNHFIKDIKPILKDSEIDLLNITIRAVDKDEDSYMNYAREHVFGFVLLFNQKKTAKQENEMKIVTNKLVDMTIKNEGTFYLPYRLHIDKAKMRKVYPQSDSFFALKRKYDPQEIFENKFYLHYK, translated from the coding sequence ATGAAAAAAAAGCACCTTTTTATTATTGGAATTGTAATGATTTTTATATTTCTGTCTGTTCCGGTTATTCATATTCTTAAAACAAAATGGAAAGAGCAGGATATTAAAGCCGAAACTCCGAAAGGTTTTACCAATGATGCAAGCCAGCTGAATCTTACGGAAATTGATACTTTAATTATCGTTCCCAACAATAAAGCCGAAATTGTCAATCAATTAAAGCAGGTTGTACAATACGCCAAAGAAAAAAATCTTAAAATTTCGATTGCAGGAGCTAAACATAGCATGGGTGGACATCCGATTTACCCCAAAGGTATTCTTCTGAATATGCTTCCGTACAAACAGATGGAACTCGACGAAAAAAATAATATTTTGACGATTGGTTCGGGAGCTTTGTGGGAAGATGCGATTAATTATTTAGACAAATACGGAAAATCTGTTGCGGTGATGCAGGCTTTCAGCTCGTTTTCCATTGGTGGTTCGATGAGTGTGAACGGACATGGTTGGCAAAAAAATCTTCCACCCGTTTCTTCGAGTGTCATTTCTTTTACTTTAATGAATGATAAAGGTGAAATCATCAATTGCAGCAGAGAAGAAAATCCTGAATTATTTAAACTGGTGATTGGCGGATATGGACTTTTCGGGATCATTCTTGATGTAAAACTAAAAGTCGTTGATAATCTTGCTTTGAAATATAAATCGGTAGCAATGAATTCTGATGAATATATTTCTTATTACAAAAAATTTATTACAGACAACCCAAATGTAAATCTCGTTTTTGGAAGACTGAGAGTTTCAGACAAAAAGTTTTTAGACGAAGCTACTATCATTTATTTTGAAAAAGCTGATAAAAAAACGCTTTCACTTGCTAATCAGAAAACAAAAAATAAAGAGATCAGACGAATTGTTTTCAGAAGTACTGTGAATAGTGAATACGGAAAAAGGCTTCGCTGGGATTTGGAAACCGGAATGAATACCGTATTAAACAACACTGTTTTTACCCGCAACGAATTATTAAACGGTCATGTTTCGCTGATAGAAAATAAAGATCCGAATTCGACCGATCTTCTGCATGAATATTTTATTCCTGAAAGAAATTTTAATCACTTTATAAAAGATATAAAACCTATTTTAAAGGATTCTGAAATAGATCTATTAAATATCACCATTCGAGCTGTAGATAAAGATGAAGACAGCTACATGAACTATGCGAGAGAACATGTTTTCGGTTTTGTTTTACTGTTTAACCAAAAGAAAACGGCAAAACAGGAAAACGAAATGAAAATAGTAACCAACAAATTAGTTGATATGACCATCAAAAACGAAGGCACTTTTTACCTTCCCTACCGTCTTCATATCGATAAAGCAAAAATGAGAAAAGTCTATCCTCAATCTGATTCTTTCTTTGCGCTTAAGAGAAAATATGATCCGCAGGAGATTTTTGAAAATAAGTTTTATCTGCATTATAAATAA
- a CDS encoding nucleoside triphosphate pyrophosphohydrolase family protein, with the protein MDQNNLDKIIERSLEIRKKYHELEVQQNGSEWTLEQDALAYLTDAGLVGRNVMSQEKTWSKQNSATELEHKLGENIWWLIVLADRTGIDIKEALDQFLTKTERLF; encoded by the coding sequence ATGGATCAAAATAATTTAGATAAAATCATAGAACGTTCTTTAGAAATCAGAAAAAAATATCACGAGTTGGAAGTTCAGCAAAATGGTAGTGAATGGACATTGGAGCAAGATGCTTTGGCATATCTTACCGATGCCGGATTGGTGGGTAGAAATGTGATGTCACAAGAAAAAACCTGGTCAAAACAGAATTCTGCGACCGAACTTGAGCATAAATTAGGTGAAAACATCTGGTGGCTCATTGTTTTGGCAGACCGCACCGGAATTGATATTAAAGAAGCGTTAGATCAATTTTTAACCAAAACAGAAAGACTATTCTAA
- a CDS encoding PDZ domain-containing protein translates to MNAQNNFEIKNVNKIVIPFKLINNLIFIPININGEELTFLLDTGVTENTIFSLEDKEIKLSAMEKMKFSGLGGNRSIEGFKSDLNTGKIVKNFINDSLMVYIIQDEEFNISSHIGIPVNGFIGYHFFKDYPIIIDYISKKITVYKDRALFEKKIKKFDDFTISIEKSKPYISADVEMINNKKASKLLIDIGNSDAIWLFPTLIKDFVYNRPNIDDFLGRGFNGDIYGKRSRIHGFFLGDFKFEKPLTAMPDEFSIQHLNLVQERKGSVGGEIMRRFTVAFDYPNGKLYLRKNKNYDDPFHFNMSGLDFKQDGLQWEKDYLTVKTQNEKSTTGEIQAFNSNLQYKFVLKPIFSLAGVRKDSPSYKAGLKKDDTLITINGKKTSEMTLNKIMEMMKSEEGKTINMTVNRKGQELKFSFNLEDPIPYQE, encoded by the coding sequence ATGAATGCCCAAAATAATTTTGAGATTAAAAATGTAAATAAAATAGTGATTCCGTTTAAGCTGATTAATAATTTAATCTTCATTCCTATTAACATTAATGGTGAAGAACTCACTTTTTTACTTGATACCGGAGTAACGGAAAATACTATTTTCAGTCTTGAAGACAAAGAAATAAAGCTAAGCGCGATGGAAAAAATGAAATTTTCCGGGCTTGGTGGCAACAGAAGTATTGAAGGATTTAAATCTGACCTTAATACCGGAAAAATCGTAAAAAACTTTATCAACGATTCTCTGATGGTTTACATTATTCAGGATGAGGAATTCAATATTTCTTCACACATCGGAATTCCTGTGAACGGATTTATAGGATATCATTTCTTTAAAGACTATCCTATTATTATAGATTATATATCAAAAAAAATTACTGTTTATAAAGACCGTGCTCTTTTTGAAAAGAAGATTAAAAAATTTGATGATTTCACAATTTCTATTGAGAAAAGCAAGCCTTACATTTCTGCTGATGTAGAAATGATTAACAATAAAAAAGCTTCAAAATTACTTATCGACATTGGCAATAGCGATGCAATCTGGTTGTTCCCTACTCTGATAAAAGATTTTGTCTACAACAGACCCAATATTGATGATTTTTTAGGCAGAGGTTTTAATGGTGATATTTATGGTAAAAGAAGTAGAATACATGGGTTCTTTTTAGGAGATTTTAAATTTGAAAAACCTTTAACCGCAATGCCGGATGAATTTTCTATTCAGCATCTTAATTTAGTACAAGAAAGAAAAGGCTCTGTTGGAGGAGAAATTATGCGTCGATTTACGGTAGCTTTTGATTATCCGAACGGAAAACTATATCTTAGAAAAAATAAAAATTATGATGATCCCTTTCATTTTAATATGAGCGGGCTCGATTTTAAGCAAGATGGCCTTCAATGGGAAAAAGATTATTTAACGGTTAAAACTCAAAATGAAAAATCAACAACAGGAGAAATTCAAGCTTTCAACAGTAATTTACAATACAAATTTGTTTTAAAACCTATCTTTTCGCTTGCTGGTGTACGAAAAGATTCTCCGTCATATAAAGCAGGGCTTAAAAAAGATGATACTTTAATCACCATCAACGGAAAGAAAACTTCAGAGATGACGCTAAACAAAATCATGGAAATGATGAAATCTGAAGAAGGAAAGACAATCAATATGACTGTAAACAGAAAGGGTCAAGAACTGAAATTTTCGTTTAACTTAGAAGACCCCATTCCCTATCAAGAATAA
- a CDS encoding patatin-like phospholipase family protein — MKSETLQKILDENILSQESKEKLKALHENISKREFSDLLDAEGNQYVEFVQEGGGVWGSALVGYLYGLEIFGIRFLKVAGTSAGAINTMLIAACKTKEEAKSEVIKEILFNWNFADFMDGKSYVKSTIHAMLNNKNFFKINLIITIILTVGLISLPFILSSETTREAKLYFLIPLVPLIILLLILKKLYLNFQKSNSGLNPGNVFEDTMKNVLNDFGIKTVAELNKKFIQKEHELNLNYRYGNGMEFYTNALNGIEEIKMNHLEHIDETQYRIYFEGIENNDYYKNNPFYQLKSEYTVVTTDINAKIKVQLPIMANLYWSEEELKHISPAEFVRASMSVPFFFEPMQKLINKDDDSVKYAWKFWMNTSKENIYPVGIFIDGGSISNFPIDLFHVTDIFYPRLPLFGVQLTSDSAINEEKGKTSEQILKTPLSYAGNIIETLKGFNDKSFLTKYSFYNLYSIKTVNCGTSSWLNFFMKREEKEQLFNAGFIAALDFLNQFDWAEYKRERMMVAMKEKKILKEEDTPTVG; from the coding sequence ATGAAATCCGAAACCCTCCAAAAAATTCTTGATGAAAATATACTTTCTCAGGAATCCAAAGAAAAGCTGAAAGCACTGCATGAAAATATTTCAAAAAGAGAGTTCTCTGATCTTCTGGATGCCGAAGGAAACCAATATGTAGAATTTGTACAGGAAGGAGGCGGAGTTTGGGGAAGTGCTTTGGTTGGTTATTTATACGGACTTGAAATTTTCGGGATCCGTTTTCTGAAAGTTGCAGGAACCAGCGCTGGAGCCATTAATACGATGTTGATAGCAGCCTGCAAAACTAAAGAAGAAGCCAAGAGCGAAGTCATTAAAGAAATATTGTTCAACTGGAATTTTGCAGATTTTATGGATGGAAAAAGCTATGTAAAAAGCACCATTCATGCGATGCTCAACAATAAAAATTTCTTTAAAATCAATTTAATTATTACCATTATTCTGACGGTTGGATTAATCAGTTTACCGTTTATCCTTTCCTCTGAAACAACAAGAGAAGCCAAGCTGTATTTTCTGATTCCGCTTGTTCCTTTAATTATTTTACTATTAATTTTAAAAAAGCTTTATCTGAATTTTCAGAAAAGCAACAGCGGGTTGAATCCCGGAAATGTTTTTGAAGACACCATGAAAAATGTACTCAATGATTTCGGAATAAAAACAGTAGCAGAACTCAATAAAAAATTTATTCAAAAGGAACATGAGCTCAATCTCAATTACCGTTACGGCAACGGAATGGAATTTTACACCAATGCCTTGAACGGAATTGAAGAAATTAAAATGAATCATCTGGAACATATTGATGAAACGCAATACAGAATTTATTTTGAAGGCATCGAAAACAACGATTATTACAAAAACAATCCGTTCTATCAGTTGAAATCTGAATATACAGTTGTCACAACCGACATCAACGCCAAAATAAAAGTACAGCTTCCCATCATGGCCAATCTTTATTGGTCTGAAGAAGAGCTGAAACACATCAGTCCGGCAGAATTTGTGCGTGCTTCGATGTCTGTTCCTTTCTTTTTTGAACCGATGCAAAAGCTCATCAACAAAGACGACGACTCTGTAAAATACGCCTGGAAATTTTGGATGAATACTTCAAAAGAAAATATTTATCCTGTCGGAATTTTTATCGATGGCGGAAGTATTTCCAATTTTCCGATCGATCTTTTTCATGTGACCGATATTTTCTATCCAAGACTTCCACTTTTTGGAGTGCAGTTAACGAGTGACTCGGCAATCAATGAAGAGAAAGGAAAAACGAGCGAACAAATCCTTAAAACACCGCTCTCCTACGCCGGAAATATTATTGAAACTTTAAAAGGTTTTAATGATAAATCTTTTCTCACTAAATATTCATTTTACAATTTGTACAGCATAAAAACAGTGAATTGCGGAACAAGCAGCTGGCTCAATTTCTTTATGAAAAGAGAAGAAAAAGAACAGCTTTTCAATGCCGGATTTATTGCTGCTCTTGATTTCCTTAATCAATTCGACTGGGCAGAATACAAACGCGAAAGAATGATGGTTGCTATGAAAGAAAAAAAGATTTTGAAGGAGGAGGATACACCGACGGTGGGGTGA
- a CDS encoding magnesium transporter CorA family protein produces the protein MPIDTIYRDSGCEWIDVEAPTAEDMKYLHERYEINNLLLEDTLDPNHLPKYEADGNVKFFLLRESTELERKNLNTISDISTKIGIFLLENTIITVHRMKTKSISETKKQLSAGQENCSPDKVALMIALIIMKSFDDEAISLFETMDNIENEIFLKNTNHTNQIRRLYKLKRKSGLNSRVLTISTDAIDKFKLLNLQDSEVVDLKDKHKDVVADFDHLNIQITNLISMFLALSDQKANQVMKVLAIYSVYFLPITFIAGLYGMNFDNMPELHTKQGYFYTLGVMGGIVICTFIYARRKQW, from the coding sequence ATGCCTATTGATACAATTTACAGAGATTCGGGATGCGAATGGATAGACGTGGAAGCGCCTACTGCAGAAGACATGAAATACCTTCATGAACGCTACGAAATCAACAATCTTCTTTTGGAAGACACCCTCGATCCGAATCACTTACCTAAATACGAAGCCGACGGAAACGTAAAATTCTTTCTTTTACGTGAAAGCACCGAGCTGGAAAGGAAAAACCTCAACACCATAAGTGACATCAGTACGAAAATCGGAATTTTTCTTCTGGAAAACACGATTATAACTGTTCACAGAATGAAAACCAAAAGTATTTCGGAGACGAAAAAACAGCTTTCGGCAGGCCAGGAAAACTGTTCTCCCGATAAAGTTGCGTTAATGATCGCTTTGATCATCATGAAAAGTTTTGATGATGAAGCCATCAGTCTTTTTGAAACGATGGATAATATCGAGAACGAAATTTTCCTTAAAAATACCAATCACACGAATCAAATCCGCAGACTGTATAAACTGAAAAGAAAATCGGGCTTGAACTCAAGAGTTTTGACGATTTCTACAGATGCTATCGATAAGTTTAAGCTACTCAATTTACAAGATTCTGAAGTGGTCGATTTAAAAGATAAACACAAAGATGTAGTTGCCGATTTTGACCATCTCAACATTCAGATTACCAACTTAATTTCGATGTTTCTGGCGCTGTCTGATCAGAAAGCCAATCAGGTGATGAAAGTTTTGGCGATTTATTCGGTTTACTTTTTACCCATTACATTTATTGCCGGTTTATATGGAATGAATTTCGATAATATGCCGGAACTGCATACCAAACAGGGATATTTTTATACTTTAGGCGTGATGGGGGGCATTGTGATCTGCACGTTTATTTATGCGAGAAGAAAGCAATGGTAA
- a CDS encoding NAD(P)H-dependent oxidoreductase produces the protein MKTLVIVTHPKMEESLINKRWVEELKKFPEKYTVHQLYENYSDENIDVKKEQELIEAYDKIIFQFPFYWFSSPPLLKKWLDEVLLHGWAYGSKSGFKVGGKKIALAISTGIDDEGFSASGKYKYTMAELTRPFELSFEYVKADYQDPFVYYGLEHDPSLEWIEKSVPQYLDFIDHL, from the coding sequence ATGAAAACATTAGTAATCGTTACTCACCCAAAAATGGAAGAGTCGTTGATCAATAAAAGATGGGTGGAAGAATTGAAGAAGTTTCCCGAAAAATATACCGTTCATCAATTGTACGAAAATTATTCTGATGAAAATATCGATGTTAAAAAAGAACAGGAATTGATTGAAGCTTATGATAAAATTATTTTTCAGTTTCCGTTTTATTGGTTTAGCAGTCCGCCTTTATTAAAAAAATGGCTGGATGAAGTTCTTTTGCACGGTTGGGCTTATGGAAGTAAAAGCGGATTTAAAGTAGGCGGAAAAAAGATCGCTTTGGCAATTTCAACAGGAATTGATGATGAAGGCTTTAGTGCTTCCGGAAAATATAAATACACGATGGCAGAATTAACAAGACCTTTTGAACTGAGCTTTGAATATGTAAAAGCAGATTACCAAGATCCCTTTGTTTATTATGGATTGGAACATGATCCTTCTCTCGAATGGATAGAAAAAAGTGTTCCCCAATATCTTGATTTTATAGATCATCTGTAA
- a CDS encoding DNA-3-methyladenine glycosylase I — MSYCSAVERMQPESRKELHKKYHDNHYGFPIHDDNELFGRLIMEINQAGLSWETILKKEEGFRKAYDDFNIEKVAAYGEEERERLLSDPGIIRNKLKVNAAIENAKTIIELQKEFGSFEKWLEHHHPKTLQEWMKLFKKTFKFTGGEIVNEFLMSIGFLQGAHAEDCIVNEAIFKHDPMWRKGSVV, encoded by the coding sequence ATGAGTTATTGTTCAGCAGTCGAAAGAATGCAGCCCGAAAGCAGAAAAGAGTTGCACAAAAAATATCACGACAATCATTACGGATTTCCGATTCATGATGATAATGAATTGTTTGGAAGGTTAATCATGGAAATCAATCAGGCAGGATTGAGCTGGGAAACTATTTTAAAAAAAGAAGAAGGTTTCAGAAAAGCTTACGATGATTTTAATATCGAAAAAGTTGCCGCTTACGGTGAAGAAGAGCGTGAAAGGTTATTAAGTGATCCCGGAATTATCAGAAATAAATTGAAAGTAAACGCTGCCATTGAAAATGCAAAAACGATCATAGAGCTTCAAAAAGAATTCGGGTCTTTTGAAAAATGGCTGGAACATCATCATCCCAAAACTTTACAAGAATGGATGAAATTGTTCAAAAAAACTTTCAAATTTACAGGTGGCGAAATCGTGAATGAGTTTTTAATGAGCATTGGTTTTCTACAAGGTGCGCACGCAGAAGATTGCATTGTGAATGAGGCGATCTTTAAGCATGATCCGATGTGGAGGAAAGGGTCGGTTGTATAG